One segment of Oceanidesulfovibrio indonesiensis DNA contains the following:
- a CDS encoding PTS lactose/cellobiose transporter subunit IIA, translating into MEDLETTIMELLVNAGAARSAALTALQMARKGDFDEAEKAMEESREYVKHAHTIQTQLIGLDEGTGKLPVNLITVHSQDHLMNAMVIQDLAGDMIELYRRIPLVN; encoded by the coding sequence ATGGAAGACTTAGAAACAACGATTATGGAACTGCTGGTCAACGCAGGCGCGGCGCGCAGTGCAGCCCTGACGGCATTACAGATGGCACGTAAAGGCGATTTTGACGAAGCAGAAAAAGCGATGGAAGAGTCGCGCGAATATGTGAAGCACGCGCACACGATCCAGACGCAGCTTATTGGTCTTGACGAAGGGACGGGGAAACTTCCGGTAAACCTGATCACCGTTCACTCTCAGGATCACCTGATGAACGCGATGGTCATTCAGGACCTGGCGGGCGATATGATTGAGCTTTATCGCCGCATCCCGCTGGTGAACTGA